From the Candidatus Hinthialibacter antarcticus genome, the window ACTTAGCCGCCTTACTATGTGATTAGCCGCCTAATTATAAGGAGGCTTATTAACTTTGTTCGATGGAGCCAGTTGTGTCTGAGCCGATCCTGTTTCGTAAAGTCCCCAATATTGAAGCGCTGCATTCCTGTGCGCAACAACACGCTGACGTTGACCCAGGATTTATCGAAGCGTTTTTGATATTGGTGTATACCTCAAGCGAGTTGCTCAACGCTGGAGTTGAATATTTTCAAGAATATGGAACCTCGCCAGCCCGCTTCGGTTTAATGATGCAACTTAATATGAATAAAGAACACACGCTCAGCCCGTCTGACCTGGCCGAACTGACTGGCGTAACCCGCGCCACCATCACCGGGCTGTTAGACGGCTTAGAGCGAGACGGGTTCATCCAGCGACAACCTGACCCCAATGATAGACGGTCGCAAACCGTCCATCTTACGGAGAAAGCCCAAACCTTTCTCGATGGCTTTTTACCGGGCCACTTCAAGCGCATCCAGGGGTTGATGAGCAATGTATCCGTTAAAGAAAAAAAACAGCTGGTTTCAACGCTAACAAAAATCCTAGACAATCTAACCGTACTTGGCCATAAAAAGCCATGATTCGTTCAATCGAATGTTAAACAGTCAAAACGACAATACAGTGAAAGCAGAATGATTATGCAGAAGCATCTCATCGCAGCCGTGGTTTTACTTTCGCTCACATCGTGCGCGGTACATCAAGTTCATGAAGACGTCCCAGTTTCTTTTATTGTCCCTGATGAATTTCGCGCTGAGGGCGAAGCCGCCGCGCCCGACCGCTGGTGGGAATCGTTTGATGACTCCGCCTTGCAGAATTTGATCGACGAAGGCCTATCGAAAAACTTGACTCTGAGGCAAGCCTGGGCGCGGTTGGCGCAAGCGCGCGCCATCTGGACGCAGGCGTCAACGGAGCTGTTCCCCCAGGCGACGCTTGACCTGGGCGCCACCCGTTTTCGCAATGAGGTTGGCAACGCAGCCAACGTCAGCGGCAATTACTCGGCCTCGATCATTACTTCGTATGAAGTGGATTTATGGAAGCGCATTGATTCGCAGCAACGGGCCGCCGAACTCGACATCCAGGCCAGCCGGTCGGACATCGAAGCCACGGCGCTGTCGCTTAGCGCCAGCATTGCTTCGGTGTGGTATTCCATCATCGAACAACAAGCGAAACTCACACTGCTTAATGAGCAGATTGAAGTCAGCAAGACGTTTCTTGAACTGATCGAATTGCGTTTCAGCCAGGGCCGCACCAGCGCGGTTGAAGTGTACCAGCAACGCGCTCAACTCGCCGCGATTGATGTTGAAGTTCCAGGCGCGGAGTCGCTGTTGCGCGTCTATGAAAACCAGTTGGCGGTGTTGTTGGGCGAACCGCCGATGCGTTTCACCGTTGACGAACCGAAAGCGTTTCCTGAATTAGATGCGCCGCCCGCAGCCGGGGCGCCCGCAGCGCTGCTATTACGGCGGCCTGACATTCGCGCCGCGCTCACGCGGGTGTATGCGGCGGATTATCGCATTGGCGCCGCCATCGCCGATCAATACCCCGCACTGCGTTTGTCGGCGCAGTCGGAATTTCGTAACAATGATCTCGCGGACTTGTTTCAAAACTGGCTGTTGAATCTCGCCAGCAATCTGACCACACCCATTCTCGACGGCGGGCGCCGCAAGGCCGAAATCGAACGCACCCGCGCGGTGAAAGACGAACGCATCGCGGCGTTTGAACAATCCATGCTGATCGCGTTTCAGGAAGTAGAAAACGCCTGGACGCAGGAAGACCGCCAGCGGGAATTGATCAAGCGGCTCCAACATGAATTAGAGCAAGACCGCAGCGCGTTTGAAGAATCACGCAACCGCTTCCGCCAGGGCATCGGCGAATATCTGTCCGTACTGACTTCGCTGCAATCCATGCAACGCGTCGAGCGCACTTTGATTTCCGCGCAACGAAATTTGATTGGTTTTCGTATTGACCTATACGCCGCATTGGGCGGCGATTGGATGTCTGAACTACAACCGCCTGACCCTGCGGCGCGGCCCGATAACGAGGAGAATGATTCATGATTCGGATTATACGGACCTTCATTCATATCTTAACTCCACTGGTGGTGATCGCGGTCGGCGCTGCGGTTGCTTATTGGTTAATTACCCATCGGCCTCACGCTCAAAAAACACTGGTTGAACCACCGCCCACGTTAGTAGACGTTTTCACCGCCCATCCCTCGGATGAAACAGTCGTCATCGAAGTTTCGGGAACCGTCATCCCCGCGCAAGAAGTTGACCTTCGTCCGCAGGTTACCGGAAAGATCATCGAACAAAGCAGCGAGTTGATGCCGGGGGGGCGCTTCCGTAAAGACGACGTAATGTTGCGCATCGAACCAGAGGATTATGAGTACATCATCGAGCAACAAAAAGCGCGGGTCGAACTAGCGCAGTTAAACCTGCTCGAAGAACAAGGCCGTCAAACCATCGCAGAGCGCGAATGGAAACTACTCGGCAATGACGTTCCGCAAGACGACGTTGGCCGCGACCTGGCGTTGCGCAAGCCGCACATCAAAAACGCCAAAGCGGCGCTGTTGTCGGCGCAGAGCAGCCTGAACGACGCCAAACTGCAACTGAAGCGAACGGTGATCCGGGCGCCGTTTAATGCGTTTGTGAAAAATGAATTCGTCGACATCGGGCAATTGGCAAATTCACAAACCCGAATCGCAACCCTCATCGGCACCGATGAAGTCTGGGTCGAGGCGTCGGTCCCGGTCACCTATTTGCCTTGGATCAAACTGCCGGAACGGGACGGCAGCGGTTCAACCGTCACCGTCGTTCATGACGCGGGCGCCCTGCGCGCCAGTTGGCAAGGGCGCGTGATTCGCCTCATGGGCGCACTGTCTGAAGTTGGTCGTACCGCGAAAGTATTAATCTCCGTGAATGATCCGCTCAACTTAGCGCCGGACGCCGACAACGAAAAAATGCCGCTGCTTGTTGATACCTACGTGCAA encodes:
- a CDS encoding efflux RND transporter periplasmic adaptor subunit codes for the protein MIRIIRTFIHILTPLVVIAVGAAVAYWLITHRPHAQKTLVEPPPTLVDVFTAHPSDETVVIEVSGTVIPAQEVDLRPQVTGKIIEQSSELMPGGRFRKDDVMLRIEPEDYEYIIEQQKARVELAQLNLLEEQGRQTIAEREWKLLGNDVPQDDVGRDLALRKPHIKNAKAALLSAQSSLNDAKLQLKRTVIRAPFNAFVKNEFVDIGQLANSQTRIATLIGTDEVWVEASVPVTYLPWIKLPERDGSGSTVTVVHDAGALRASWQGRVIRLMGALSEVGRTAKVLISVNDPLNLAPDADNEKMPLLVDTYVQIQIEGKQTQNVFALPEIAIRQDDQGGDSVWVMDANNRLSIRKIHILLKQEKYNLVREGLQDGDRIIISRLGTPLPGMKLRTQEMKLEGDAPPIADVNQDVDAQEAGQ
- a CDS encoding TolC family protein; translated protein: MQKHLIAAVVLLSLTSCAVHQVHEDVPVSFIVPDEFRAEGEAAAPDRWWESFDDSALQNLIDEGLSKNLTLRQAWARLAQARAIWTQASTELFPQATLDLGATRFRNEVGNAANVSGNYSASIITSYEVDLWKRIDSQQRAAELDIQASRSDIEATALSLSASIASVWYSIIEQQAKLTLLNEQIEVSKTFLELIELRFSQGRTSAVEVYQQRAQLAAIDVEVPGAESLLRVYENQLAVLLGEPPMRFTVDEPKAFPELDAPPAAGAPAALLLRRPDIRAALTRVYAADYRIGAAIADQYPALRLSAQSEFRNNDLADLFQNWLLNLASNLTTPILDGGRRKAEIERTRAVKDERIAAFEQSMLIAFQEVENAWTQEDRQRELIKRLQHELEQDRSAFEESRNRFRQGIGEYLSVLTSLQSMQRVERTLISAQRNLIGFRIDLYAALGGDWMSELQPPDPAARPDNEENDS
- a CDS encoding MarR family transcriptional regulator, which gives rise to MSEPILFRKVPNIEALHSCAQQHADVDPGFIEAFLILVYTSSELLNAGVEYFQEYGTSPARFGLMMQLNMNKEHTLSPSDLAELTGVTRATITGLLDGLERDGFIQRQPDPNDRRSQTVHLTEKAQTFLDGFLPGHFKRIQGLMSNVSVKEKKQLVSTLTKILDNLTVLGHKKP